The Pararhizobium sp. IMCC21322 sequence CTGCTTCCACCCTTGGCGCAGCAGCTGACAGCTTCGAGCTTTCGATTGGTGGCGACACATATACATTCGATCTGTTTGACAGTGGCACTGCCGCTTATGCAGGGGCCAATGTCGGCATCGACATTGCAGCCGGTGAGACAATTGCTGATGCGATTACCGCTATCAATGGTGCTCTGGCAGCTGATGGCAATAGCGCTGCCATCAACGGCTCCGGCAATTTTGAAATCACTGCAGGCGATACCGCTGATACAATCACAATTGATCCGAACACCAATTCGACAGCAGGGTTCCTGACTGCGCTGGGTGTTTCATCAGGCGGGACAGCGGCTCCAACAACTGATTTATCAGCTTCACAGATCGCAGCTGATGGTGATTCATTTGAGTTGTCCGTTGGATCCAACACATATTCATTCGATTTCTTTGACAGTGGTACAGCTGCCTATGCCGGCGCCAATATCGGCATCGACATTGCAGCCGGTGAAGAAATCGCCGATGTCATTGCTGCCATTGATTCTGCTCTTTCTGCTGACGGCAACGGCGCTTCCATCAACGGCTCTGGAAACCTGGAAGTCACTGCAGGTGCAACTGGCGAAACCGTCACAATCGATCCGAATGCGACCTCCACAGCTGGCGTGTTGACTTCACTTGGTCTGACGTCCGGTGATACTGCTGATACAACAAATGCTGATCTTGCAGCATTGGCTGGTAGCGACCTGACAGCTGATGTAGGTAGTGCAAGCTTCTCCTACAGCTTCACAGCAGCCAGCACCAAAGCGGATCTGGATGCACAATTGGCAACCTTCGCCACTGACAACGCTGAAGTGGCCGTTGCATCAACAGACGCAAGTGGTAACCTGACAATCACTGCCGCAGAGGAAACAGACAGCGTTACTCTTGGCGGTACGGCTCTGACCAGCTTCGGTACAAACCTCACGACAACAGCAATCGACCCAGTAACAACTGGCGGTACGAACCGTCGTGAAGACCTGGAAACCGATTTCAATGAGCTTCTGGTCCAGATTGACGAATTGAAAAATGATGCTGGTTTCAACGGCAAGAACCTGCTTGATGGTGATGATCTGAAAGTGACCTTCAACGAAGATGGTAGCAGTTCACTGACCATCGGCGGCGTAGACTTTGACAGTGCGGGCCTTGGGTTGAGTTCAGTAACTGCCGGTGACTTTGATACAGATGCAAACATTGAGGCAACTCTTGCTACGCTGGATACGGCAACCTCAACTTTGCGGTCGCAGGCATCAAAATTCGGTTCCAACCTGTCCGTTGTGGAAACTCGTGAGAGCTTCACCAAGGAAACAATCA is a genomic window containing:
- a CDS encoding flagellin; amino-acid sequence: MGSDITLSKAVRGNLLSLQSTSDLLTKTQERLSTGLKVNSALDNPTNFFTASSLNSRASDLSRLLDSVGNATQTLEAADNGISAITDLVEAAQATARQALQTSSGITGGTTTIASATGTGAAIGADTAAALEGSATNDLAGTTSAAVLEGGALTGTDAASTLGAAADSFELSIGGDTYTFDLFDSGTAAYAGANVGIDIAAGETIADAITAINGALAADGNSAAINGSGNFEITAGDTADTITIDPNTNSTAGFLTALGVSSGGTAAPTTDLSASQIAADGDSFELSVGSNTYSFDFFDSGTAAYAGANIGIDIAAGEEIADVIAAIDSALSADGNGASINGSGNLEVTAGATGETVTIDPNATSTAGVLTSLGLTSGDTADTTNADLAALAGSDLTADVGSASFSYSFTAASTKADLDAQLATFATDNAEVAVASTDASGNLTITAAEETDSVTLGGTALTSFGTNLTTTAIDPVTTGGTNRREDLETDFNELLVQIDELKNDAGFNGKNLLDGDDLKVTFNEDGSSSLTIGGVDFDSAGLGLSSVTAGDFDTDANIEATLATLDTATSTLRSQASKFGSNLSVVETRESFTKETINTLETGAANLTLADLNEEGANLLSLQTRQSLSSTALSLASQADQNVLRLL